In the genome of Deltaproteobacteria bacterium, the window GTCCTGCGCGAACGCTCGCGCCGTCCCCCGGTAGATGTTCCGGGAGAACTGATCGAGGAGGACGATCAACGCGAGCTGCCCGGGCGGCGTCGCGGACCAATGATCCAGCTCGCCTCGCGCTGCACGTTCGAGGTCGGCCTCGAACGCCTCGCGGCAGCGGCGGTCGACCTCGACGCTGGCCGCGAACCACTGCGCCCGGTGCGCCTCGTCGACGGTGCCGTCGGGACCCAGCGAGCCGAACCAGAAGCGGAGCACGTCCTCGAGGTGGTCGCGATCGGCACCGGCCACGGGTCACGTTCCGAACAGCGGCGACGAGATCAGGTAGTCCGCCGTGGCTCGGTTGCACGCGGTCGGCACGTTGTGGAGGACCGAGAGCCGCAGCAGCGCCTTCACGTCCACGTCGTGCGGCTGGACCTCGAGAGGCTCCCAGAAGAAGACCAGCACGTCCGCCGCGCCCGTGGCGATCAGGGCGCCCGCCTGGGCGTCGCCCCCGGCGGGA includes:
- a CDS encoding methylglyoxal synthase, with protein sequence MHHPGRPMRRLRIILIAHDGKKTDLVEWARFNAGTLSRHELIATAATGDAIRESVGLEVRMLLHGPAGGDAQAGALIATGAADVLVFFWEPLEVQPHDVDVKALLRLSVLHNVPTACNRATADYLISSPLFGT